The Chaetodon auriga isolate fChaAug3 chromosome 3, fChaAug3.hap1, whole genome shotgun sequence genome has a window encoding:
- the LOC143318307 gene encoding cadherin-7-like → MAAHVVLLFLLLCKGERRGLSAAVGLLEEEQGTSSKRQHVLPHPESVDNFFMSLKEFKNPHQNAKDDGRALPSVDFRPNDRKPNDFDVKNNIAEQTDTLIYPESAAKSLMPKHSPELTLNHEKRSNLTNGEVEGVINAHSLVPSSEEEYALQPELHLEAGVGDVLPERGRSKWVMESEGGRLEPYLRRAEPRSRRRRSWLWNQFFVIEEYRGPEPVLIGRLHTDMDRGDGRTKYMLEGEGVGSVFVIDSNTGNIHVTKSLDREEKDQYRLIATAIDRQTGRALEPSSEFIIRVQDINDNPPVFPNEPYVAMVPEMANIGTSIIQVTARDADDPTYGNSARLVYAITQGQDYFSVDPQTGVLRTAAPDMDRETRDEYLVVLQAKDMGGHLGGLSGTTTITVKLTDVNDNPPHFRRSAWSFSVSELAAPGVEVGRVTATDPDLGENAQLEFTILDAEEAEMFNLTGRDQEAVIVLNKLLDYETRSSYTFSVEVANPVVDARYLRKGPFKDQTTVRVMVLNADEPPQFSQARYHLDVSENCPPVCSVGRVFAVDPDTGQSSNIRYSIDPQSDPEALFRIASDTGFISTVMELDREEEQWHNITVIATQRDNPNLVSRVVVAIETLDQNDNAPELDRQYTTSVCDSSAPGQVVQVLRAIDRDQGGQDTPVHFSIPPESSSALNLTIREIGGVTASLVLQSALEPLPGFSSSLLTLYVPVVLRDGASGLTNTGTVTVTICPCLRGGMQTEDRGRQRDRRWERHMVCLPVPSASTSLIFSLVTLLAMLACVTTLLVVCALSLSLRHQKRDSHSPFEEDDVRENIISYDDEGGGEADTAAFDITALQSMHRMQHMHSNRNIWYTQQNPPRARTYSWSRNPRPGLDPQQRPGSAPLYGRLCYGIHTLPVLRDYPAGPLEAGLQLTQLTHGLTRGQIGNSLVIQNQSTFEPLLRSPEMSPGGYEAEHMLAESRITDEGSEENSKETQDQAKTSPTETESTPANNAATLTHCDPNEPSCQSHTSSSSNQQEERAGSSQTQLSTGATSCTLDDIDTDSSLPSVSEQNYSNGSQISSANPPVYLTGDAYSIVGSLNPNSRGTCMNGTGGGGLYPAGAQLLNMCRLQRKDLTPQPLSLPGGVFGNNRGWASGAEPARAEAPNPRPLCMEDLLNIRLDQVTFDLSQPPYDSLQTYEFEGRDSRAESLSSLESDGEKDDGRVVGGMEELNQKFQRLVDIIREREKEKEGGGGGGGERVAEGEETAEATLDETRKQKEGKEKEQQKWDF, encoded by the exons ATGGCAGCGCATGTcgtgcttctttttcttttattgtgcaAAGGGGAAAGAAGAGGCCTTTCAGCAGCTGTTGGCCTTTTAGAGGAAGAGCAAGGAACATCAAGCAAAAGACAACACGTTTTACCTCATCCAGAGTCCGTGGACAACTTTTTTATGAGTTTAAAAGAATTCAAAAACCCACATCAGAATGCAAAGGATGACGGAAGAGCCCTGCCAAGTGTGGATTTCAGACCAAACGACAGAAAACCAAATGATTTCGACGTTAAGAACAACATAGCGGAGCAAACAGACACGCTTATATATCCTGAATCTGCTGCCAAATCCTTAATGCCTAAACATAGCCCTGAACTCACGCTGAACCATGAGAAAAGAAGCAATTTGACTAATGGAGAGGTTGAAGGTGTAATTAACGCTCACAGTCTAGTGCCGAGTTCAGAGGAGGAGTACGCTCTCCAGCCCGAGCTCCATTTGGAGGCAGGTGTCGGTGACGTTCTGCCCGAGAGGGGCCGCTCTAAGTGGGTCATGGAGTCTGAAGGCGGTCGGTTGGAGCCGTACCTGCGGCGAGCGGAGCCTCGATCTCGCCGGCGGAGGAGCTGGCTCTGGAACCAGTTCTTTGTGATCGAGGAGTACAGAGGGCCAGAGCCTGTGCTCATTGGACGG ctgcacacagaTATGGACAGAGGAGACGGCCGCACTAAGTACATGctggagggagagggggtgggctctgtgtttgttattgACAGCAACACAGGCAACATACACGTCACTAAGTCTCTAGACCGCGAGGAGAAGGACCAGTACCGGCTCATTGCGACCGCCATAGACCGTCAGACTGGCCGAGCCCTGGAGCCCTCCTCCGAGTTCATCATCAGAGTGCAGGACATCAATGACAACCCGCCCGTCTTCCCCAATGAACCCTATGTTGCCATGGTGCCAGAGATGGCTAACATAG gCACGTCCATAATCCAAGTCACTGCCAGAGATGCCGATGATCCAACATATGGAAACAGCGCCCGGCTGGTGTATGCCATCACTCAGGGCCAGGACTATTTCTCTGTGGATCCTCAGACAG GCGTCCTGAGGACGGCAGCACCTGACATGGACCGAGAGACACGGGATGAATATCTGGTCGTCCTCCAGGCCAAAGACATGGGAGGGCATCTGGGCGGATTATCAGGGACCACGACCATCACTGTGAAGCTGACTGATGTCAACGACAACCCCCCCCACTTCAGAAGGA GTGCGTGGTCATTCTCTGTATCCGAGCTGGCAGCACCAGGTGTGGAGGTGGGCCGTGTCACTGCCACTGATCCTGATCTGGGGGAAAACGCACAGCTGGAGTTCACCATCCTGGATGCCGAGGAGGCAGAAATGTTCAATCTAACTGGAAGAGACCAAGAGGCTGTCATCGTGCTGAACAAG CTGCTGGATTATGAGACCCGCAGTTCATACACCTTCTCTGTGGAAGTTGCCAACCCAGTAGTGGATGCCCGGTACCTGAGGAAAGGTCCCTTTAAGGACCAGACGACAGTCCGGGTCATGGTCCTTAATGCTGATGAGCCGCCGCAATTCTCCCAGGCCCGGTACCATCTGGACGTGTCTGAGAACTGCCCCCCTGTCTGCTCCGTTGGCCGGGTCTTCGCCGTGGACCCGGACACAGGACAAAGCAGCAACATCAG GTACTCCATCGATCCCCAGTCTGACCCCGAGGCTCTGTTCCGCATCGCCTCTGACACGGGCTTTATCAGCACGGTGATGGAGTTGGACcgtgaggaggagcagtggcATAATATCACAGTCATCGCCACACAGAGGG aCAATCCCAATCTTGTGTCGAGGGTCGTTGTTGCCATAGAGACATTAGACCAGAATGACAATGCGCCGGAGCTGGACAGGCAGTACAcaacatctgtgtgtgactCCAGCGCCCCTGGTCAG GTGGTTCAGGTTCTGCGAGCCATCGACAGGGACCAGGGAGGCCAGGACACCCCAGTCCACTTCAGCATCCCTCCAGagtccagctctgctctcaaCCTCACCATCCGGGAAATTGGAG GTGTGACAGCCAGCCTGGTGCTCCAGTCAGCCTTGGAGCCCCTCCCTGGCTTCTCCTCATCCTTACTCACCCTCTACGTGCCAGTTGTGCTGCGCGACGGGGCCTCGGGTCTGACCAACACCGGCACGGTCACTGTGACCATTTGTCCCTGTCTGCGAGGGGGCatgcagacagaggacagggggaggcagagggacagGAGATGGGAGAGACACATGGTTTGTCTCCCCGTGCCGTCCGCCTCTACATCTCTAATATTCAGTCTGGTCACCTTACTGGCCATGCTGGCGTGTGTCACCACTCTGCTGG TGGTGTGCGCACTGTCGCTGTCATTGCGCCATCAGAAGCGAGACTCCCACTCGCCCTTCGAGGAGGATGATGTCAGGGAAAACATCATATCCTATGATGACGAGGGGGGAGGGGAAGCAGACACCGCAGCTTTTGACATTACAGCGCTTCAGAGCATGCACAGAATGCAGCACATGcacagcaacagaaacat ATGGTACACCCAGCAGAATCCGCCGAGGGCCAGGACGTACAGCTGGAGCCGTAACCCGCGCCCCGGCCTGGACCCTCAGCAGCGGCCGGGCTCCGCTCCGCTCTACGGACGCCTCTGCTACGGCATCCACACGCTGCCTGTTCTCAGAGATTATCCAGCTGGGCCACTGGAGGCCGGACTGCAGCTCACACAGCTGACCCACGGGCTCACCAGAGGTCAAATTGGCAATTCCCTTGTTATCCAGAACCAGAGCACCTTTGAGCCTCTGCTGCGCTCTCCCGAGATGAGCCCCGGTGGTTACGAAGCAGAGCACATGCTGGCGGAGAGCAGAATCACAGATGAAGGCAGTGAAGAAAACTCAAAAGAGACTCAGGATCAGGCCAAG ACGAGCCCGACAGAAACAGAGTCGACACCAGCCAACAACGCTGCAACTCTGACCCACTGTGACCCAAATGAGCCTTCATGCCAAAGTCACACCAGCTCCTCGTCAAACCAGCAAGAGGAGCGAGCGGGGTCATCGCAGACTCAGCTCAGCACTGGAGCCACCAGCTGCACGTTAGATGACATTGACACTGATTCATCCCTTCCCTCCGTTTCAGAGCAAAATTATTCAAACGGCAGTCAAATCAGCTCTGCGAACCCTCCTGTTTACCTGACAGGAGACGCGTACAGCATCGTGGGCTCGCTGAATCCAAACAGCAGAGGGACGTGCATGAACGGGACTGGCGGCGGCGGGTTATACCCGGCGGGAGCGCAGCTACTAAACATGTGCAGACTCCAGAGAAAGGATTTGACCCCACAGCCTTTGTCCTTACCTGGGGGGGTGTTTGGTAACAACAGAGGCTGGGCGAGCGGGGCGGAGCCTGCCAGAGCAGAAGCCCCAAACCCGCGGCCTCTCTGCATGGAAGACCTCCTGAATATCCGCCTGGATCAGGTCACCTTTGACCTGTCGCAGCCGCCCTATGACTCACTGCAGACTTACGAGTTTGAGGGCCGTGATTCAAGGGCTGAGTCACTGAGTTCACTGGAGAGCGACGGCGAGAAGGACGACGGGCGAGTggtgggagggatggaggagttAAACCAGAAGTTTCAGCGGCTGGTGGACATcatcagagagagggagaaggagaaggagggaggaggaggaggaggaggagagagagtagCCGAGGGGGAAGAGACTGCAGAGGCTACTCTCGATGAGACTCGTAAACAAAAGGAGggcaaagaaaaagaacagcagaaatGGGATTTCTAG
- the cltrn gene encoding collectrin — translation MCSGCFWAAAFGLWTRSGEQGTGEMLEKILFLLCLSSALASELCTEGVADGYKVRLSIKTALGDQAYVWNDSEMFLFQATLAFAMRSHFDSQQFNVSNIIVCNRTERVSFWFIVTSPFQDSALVDKENVEEAVRKYRNRINGAFLLTDKTLEFIGINPTLAAPTTPATPPWLIVFGVVMGAVGVGIIALLVSSVVQKKRRKKEKMDDEDDEETRVKTVENGTASEGIHNMSFSDEERFTQM, via the exons atgtgttcaggatgtttctgggctgcagcctTTGGACTGTGGACCCGCAGCGGTGAACAAGGCACAG GGGAAATGCTGGAAAAGATCTTattcctgctctgtttgtcaTCTGCTCTGGCCAGCGAGCTGTGTACAGAAG GCGTTGCAGATGGCTACAAAGTTCGACTCAGCATCAAAACTGCTCTGGGAGATCAAGCT TACGTTTGGAatgacagtgaaatgttccTTTTCCAAGCAACTCTGGCTTTTGCCATGAGGAGTCACTTCGACAGCCAGCAGTTTAA TGTGTCCAACATCATTGTGTGTAACCGGACCGAGAGGGTGTCCTTCTGGTTCATTGTCACGTCACCATTTCAGGATTCAGCCCTCGTGGATAAAGAAAATGTGGAGGAGGCTGTCAG GAAGTACAGGAATCGCATCAATGGTGCCTTTTTGCTAACTGACAAAACTCTGGAGTTCATCGGCATCAACCCCACTCTGGCAGCACCGACCACCCCTGCCACCCCTCCATGGCTCATTGTGTTCGGGGTGGTGATGGGCGCTGTGGGTGTCGGCATCATCGCTCTGCTGGTGTCCTCTGTGGTCCAAAAGAAACG caggaagaaggagaaaatggATGACGAGGATGATGAAGAGACTCGggtgaaaacagtggaaaatggTACTGCAAGTGAGGGCATTCACAACATGTCATTCTCAGATGAGGAGCGATTCACACAGATGTAA